The region CGGCGTTCGGCAGCCGGGCAGAGGACGCCTTCGATGTCGTGATTCCGTCGATGCCGGGCTACGGTTTCTCCGGCAAGCCGACGAGCACCGGCTGGGGCCCCGAGCGCACGGGCCGAGCCTGGGCAGAACTGATGAAGCGCCTCGGCTACACCCGCTACGTCGCCCAGGGCGGCGACTGGGGTGCGTTTGTTGTTGACCAGATGGGCTTGCAGGCGCCTGCGGGATTGCTCGCCATCCATACCAACATGCCAGCCACCGTCCCAGCTGACGTCGACAAGGCTCTTCAAGCTGGCGATCCGCCACCCTCCGGTCTCTCAGCCGACGAAAAACGCGCGTACCAGCAGCTGGTCGCGACATTCAAGCAGGTCGAATACGCAAGGATGATGGCGGCCCGCCCGCAAACTTTGTACGGCATTGCGGATTCACCCAACGGCCTGGCCGCCTGGCTTCTCGACCACAATGATGCTGACGGCCAGCCGGCCGCGGCGGTCGCTTCTGCTCTGAACCGGACCACGAGCGCCACAGGCGAACTGACCCGTGACGAGATCCTCGACAACATCACGCTCTATTGGCTGACGAACACGGGGGTCTCCGCGTCTCGTCTCTATTGGGAATATAAGGGTGGCTTTTTCAACGCCAAGGGCGTCTCCATTCCGGTGGCCGTGAGCGTCTTCCCCGGCGAGCAATATCAAGCGCCGCGGAGCTGGACCGAGCGGGCTTACCCTAAGCTCATCTACTATAACCGAGCGGAAAAGGGCGGCCACTTTGCGGCCTGGGAACAGCCG is a window of bacterium DNA encoding:
- a CDS encoding epoxide hydrolase, giving the protein MSQPTQAQSTSQAQAVHPFRANVPEAGLADLRRRIAATRWPEKETVADQSQGVQLATIQKLAHYWATDYDWRKCEAKLNALPQFMTNIDGLDIHFIHVRSKHENALPLIVTHGWPGSIIEQLKIIGPLTNPTAFGSRAEDAFDVVIPSMPGYGFSGKPTSTGWGPERTGRAWAELMKRLGYTRYVAQGGDWGAFVVDQMGLQAPAGLLAIHTNMPATVPADVDKALQAGDPPPSGLSADEKRAYQQLVATFKQVEYARMMAARPQTLYGIADSPNGLAAWLLDHNDADGQPAAAVASALNRTTSATGELTRDEILDNITLYWLTNTGVSASRLYWEYKGGFFNAKGVSIPVAVSVFPGEQYQAPRSWTERAYPKLIYYNRAEKGGHFAAWEQPQLFSKELRAAFRSLR